From a single Xyrauchen texanus isolate HMW12.3.18 chromosome 26, RBS_HiC_50CHRs, whole genome shotgun sequence genomic region:
- the LOC127620035 gene encoding biogenesis of lysosome-related organelles complex 1 subunit 4-like → MEHRFDRAAAVLSPLEESSAEVSRDSGIVSQSASSLSMVSEALSSGSVSQSSSFGAAVAQDPSSAAGETQEHSEPEQTQDDELLRHTAIAYSSYMRANAEEEALCLERSLEEMLTRVDEFVGMLDMIRNDTSQVVNENLPQIQRQSEEMREIYRKIDKLEAFVKMVGANVSAMEEQVTQVEVEGEVGTLPGAFKKIFRTMSVPGFLNKRASPRRQTQRHQELPSVFRTEDYFKSQSEQ, encoded by the exons ATGGAGCATCGTTTTGACAGGGCAGCGGCGGTGCTGTCACCGCTGGAGGAGTCCAGCGCCGAGGTGAGCAGAGACAGCGGCATCGTGTCGCAGAGCGCCAGCAGCTTGTCTATGGTTAGCGAGGCCCTGAGCAGCGGTTCCGTGTCTCAGAGCTCGAGCTTCGGCGCTGCAGTGGCCCAGGACCCGAGCTCTGCTGCGGGAGAAACCCAGGAACACAGCGAGCCGGAGCAGACACAAGACGACGAGCTACTGAGACACACAGCGATAGCATACTCCTCCTATATGAGAGCAAATGCCGAAGAAGAG GCCCTGTGCTTGGAGAGAAGTCTGGAGGAAATGCTTACAAGAGTAGATGAGTTTGTGGGAATGCTTGATATG ATTAGAAATGACACTTCTCAGGTGGTCAATGAGAACCTGCCACAGATACAAAGACAATCTGAAGAGATGAGAGAGATATACAGAAAAATCGACAAATTGGAG GCCTTTGTCAAAATGGTTGGAGCCAATGTTAGTGCCATGGAAGAACAAGTCACTCAAGTTGAAGTTGAAGGTGAAGTTGGAACTCTACCAGGCGCCTTCAAAAAGATCTTTCGCACAATGAGCGTGCCAGGATTTTTAAAT AAACGTGCTAGCCCAAGAAGGCAAACACAAAGACATCAAGAGCTTCCCAGTGTATTTAGAACAGAAGATTACTTTAAATCTCAGTCCGAGCAGTAG